The Leptotrichia sp. OH3620_COT-345 genome includes a window with the following:
- a CDS encoding biotin transporter BioY produces MNQNILINNLIKVKNKENEMVKNIFLVISGVFFIALMSQVRIPLPFTVVPITGQTFAVMLIGLTYGKKLGVSTLLSYITAGIIGFPVFAGFTSGFPFNSASGGFIIGFLFAAYICGYFADKGWTKSYSKLILVLFLAHFILYLFGLIQLSLFFPTKNVFIIGLVPFIPGDVIKMILMIGIFPTAWKFIKK; encoded by the coding sequence ATGAATCAAAATATATTAATTAATAATTTGATTAAAGTAAAAAATAAAGAAAATGAAATGGTAAAAAACATCTTTCTTGTTATAAGTGGTGTATTTTTTATAGCTCTTATGTCTCAAGTGAGAATTCCTTTACCATTCACAGTTGTTCCTATAACAGGACAAACTTTTGCCGTTATGTTAATTGGACTTACTTATGGTAAAAAACTCGGTGTATCCACTTTACTTTCATATATTACAGCAGGTATAATAGGATTTCCGGTATTTGCAGGTTTCACAAGCGGATTTCCTTTCAATTCTGCAAGTGGAGGGTTTATTATAGGATTCTTATTTGCAGCTTATATTTGCGGATATTTTGCAGATAAAGGATGGACAAAATCATATTCAAAATTGATATTAGTATTATTTTTAGCTCATTTTATACTATATTTATTTGGACTTATTCAGCTTTCATTATTTTTCCCTACTAAAAATGTATTTATAATAGGACTTGTTCCTTTTATTCCGGGAGATGTAATAAAAATGATTTTAATGATCGGAATATTTCCTACAGCATGGAAATTTATAAAAAAATAA
- a CDS encoding nuclear transport factor 2 family protein has protein sequence MVTKDILESFFEAENKRDWAIYKQFLHTEIIWQLFDKKVRTIGGVENYMETMKKAYENTDIQFSCQNMQISKDGNRIAAYLINDSGICSLDIFDFKDNLIYREYEFILD, from the coding sequence ATGGTTACAAAAGATATTTTAGAGTCTTTTTTTGAAGCTGAAAATAAACGTGATTGGGCAATATATAAACAGTTTCTGCATACAGAAATTATTTGGCAATTATTTGATAAAAAAGTAAGAACTATTGGTGGTGTAGAAAATTATATGGAAACAATGAAAAAAGCTTATGAAAATACAGATATTCAATTTTCATGTCAGAATATGCAGATTTCTAAGGACGGGAATCGAATAGCCGCTTATTTAATAAATGATTCGGGAATATGCTCACTGGATATTTTTGATTTTAAAGATAACCTGATATATCGGGAATATGAATTTATTTTAGACTGA
- a CDS encoding M23 family metallopeptidase: protein MEKKKKTELEVLNELKEKKINEVFEKLGKRKSISKIKKEKKIAEGIIIQVKESGTKSYLKKSSAGKKRIRKIIRLLTFGLFLLMAGVIWFLFEKYRNFQLYLSKNKEIMELGKRYEEEQKMKAEELKNLKDLTLENVKNVPEDKKNVMLNIIPSGSPLLRDIYITSPFGERVHPISGQRRFHHGIDLRVDIGDPVISSAIGRVSFTGVKGGYGNVVIIDHMYGFQTTYAHLNKILVKNGEIIGKGKVIAEGGNSGSSTGPHLHYEVRYNGTPIEPKNFIDWDSKNFNIIFEKERSVPWEYFLTIMGKN, encoded by the coding sequence ATGGAGAAAAAGAAAAAAACTGAGCTGGAAGTTCTCAATGAATTAAAAGAAAAGAAAATAAATGAAGTATTTGAAAAATTAGGGAAAAGGAAATCCATAAGTAAAATAAAAAAAGAAAAGAAAATTGCGGAAGGCATAATTATTCAGGTCAAAGAAAGCGGGACAAAAAGTTATCTGAAAAAGTCTTCGGCAGGAAAAAAGAGAATAAGGAAAATAATCAGACTGTTAACTTTTGGATTGTTTCTTTTAATGGCAGGAGTAATATGGTTTTTATTTGAAAAATATCGGAATTTTCAATTATATCTATCAAAAAATAAAGAAATAATGGAACTGGGAAAAAGATACGAAGAAGAACAGAAAATGAAAGCGGAAGAACTGAAAAATCTGAAAGATCTGACATTGGAAAATGTGAAAAACGTTCCCGAGGACAAGAAAAATGTTATGCTGAATATAATTCCGAGTGGAAGTCCTTTGTTAAGGGATATATATATTACAAGTCCTTTTGGAGAAAGAGTACACCCAATCAGCGGTCAGAGAAGATTCCATCACGGAATAGATTTGAGAGTTGATATTGGTGATCCTGTAATTTCTTCAGCAATAGGAAGGGTAAGTTTTACAGGAGTAAAGGGAGGATATGGAAATGTGGTAATTATAGATCATATGTACGGATTCCAAACAACTTACGCACATCTGAACAAAATACTTGTTAAAAACGGTGAAATAATAGGTAAAGGAAAAGTCATAGCTGAGGGAGGAAATTCAGGAAGTTCAACGGGTCCGCATTTGCATTATGAAGTCAGGTATAACGGCACACCGATCGAACCTAAAAATTTTATAGATTGGGATAGTAAAAATTTTAATATAATATTTGAAAAAGAAAGGAGTGTACCATGGGAATATTTTCTAACAATAATGGGAAAGAATTAA